Proteins found in one Xenopus laevis strain J_2021 chromosome 1L, Xenopus_laevis_v10.1, whole genome shotgun sequence genomic segment:
- the foxi4.1.L gene encoding forkhead box protein I1c yields MNSIHLPSNQRTSASSLHQHHPKGAQEASEMAVYCDNFSMYHQQNLHSSQRAPNYGIGDYAPPTNPYLWLGGPGVSNSSSYLHGNNPTSFMSPSYGSQRQFLSNSSSFCGTDLSWLSVASQEELLKVVRPPYSYSALIAMAIQNAPEKKLTLSQIYQYVAENFPFYKRSKAGWQNSIRHNLSLNDCFKKVPRDEDDPGKGNYWTLDPNCEKMFDNGNFRRKRKRRSDSSSAEAVTVKGEEGRPALGGKGGESPSMLTPSSPELEAASDDRKSTSPSGITSSPCLNNFFSSMTSLDTTSVNRQMSLGLVNELSQRNITGLGSFTSGSIAEPSVDLQDNSLHLNRPSYYSTFSSTHQNNQFNSHFYNTFSVNSLIYAREGSEV; encoded by the exons atGAACTCCATTCACCTTCCATCTAATCAGAGAACTTCAGCGTCGAGCCTACACCAGCATCACCCTAAGGGTGCTCAGGAAGCCTCTGAAATGGCAGTTTACTGTGACAATTTCAGCATGTACCACCAGCAAAATCTACACTCTTCTCAGAGGGCACCCAACTACGGGATTGGAGATTATGCGCCCCCTACTAACCCTTACTTGTGGCTTGGAGGTCCTGGAGTGAGCAATTCATCCAGCTATCTGCATGGAAACAACCCTACTTCTTTTATGTCTCCATCCTATGGATCCCAAAGGCAGTTCCTATCAAATTCCTCCAGTTTTTGCGGGACAGATCTGAGTTGGCTTTCTGTAGCATCACAAGAAGAACTTCTCAAGGTGGTGAGGCCTCCATATTCCTACTCAGCTCTCATAGCCATGGCCATACAAAATGCACCGGAGAAGAAGTTAACGCTGAGTCAGATTTACCAGTATGTGGCAGAAAATTTTCCTTTCTACAAGAGAAGTAAAGCAGGGTGGCAGAACTCCATCCGGCACAATCTGTCCCTGAATGACTGCTTTAAGAAGGTCCCAAGAGATGAAGATGATCCAG GTAAAGGGAATTACTGGACTCTGGACCCCAACTGTGAGAAGATGTTTGACAATGGAAACTTCCGCAGAAAGAGAAAGCGCAGGTCAGACTCAAGCAGTGCAGAAGCCGTAACAGTTAAAGGTGAGGAAGGTCGTCCAGCACTAGGGGGGAAAGGGGGCGAGAGCCCTTCAATGCTGACCCCGTCCTCTCCGGAGTTGGAAGCTGCCTCAGATGACAGGAAAAGCACCTCTCCCAGTGGGATCACCTCTAGTCCTTGTCTGAACAACTTCTTCAGCAGCATGACctccctggacacaacttctGTCAACAGACAGATGTCTTTAGGCCTTGTAAATGAACTGTCTCAGAGGAACATCACCGGCTTAGGCAGTTTCACCTCAGGCTCCATTGCTGAACCATCTGTGGACCTACAAGACAACAGCCTGCACCTCAACCGGCCCTCATATTACAGCACCTTTTCCAGCACTCACCAAAACAACCAGTTCAACAGTCACTTCTACAACACCTTTAGCGTCAATAGCCTTATATACGCCAGGGAAGGCAGTGAAGTATAG